The genomic window TCGCCGGTCCCGGGCGGGAGGTCGATCACCATCGTGTCCGGGTCGTCCCACGCGGTCGTCTCGAACAGCTCGGTCAGGGCGTCGTGGGCCATCGCGCCGCGCCAGGCCAGCGGCCCGCCCTCGGTCAGCAGGTCGGCGCTCATCACCTCCATCGGACCGACGGAGACGGGGATCGGCCGGTCGTCCTCGTCGGCGCGGATCACGCCCTCGACGCCCAGCAGGGACGGGACGTTCGGCCCGTAGATGTCCGCGTCGAACAGCGCGACCTCCGCGTCCGTCGCGAGCGCGCAGGCCAGGTGCGTCGCGACGGTCGTCTTGCCGACGCCGCCCTTCGTGCTCGCGACGGCGACGACCCTGTCGACGTCCTCGATCGAGGCGGGGTCCTCGGTCGTCGGCGCCGCGGGCTCGACGTGGGCCCGCTCGACCCCCTCGACGTCGCGTGCCGCGCGCGCGATGGCGCCGGTCACGCTCCCGATCGCGTCCTCGCCGAATCCGTCGAGGGCGGCCTCGACGGTCACGGCGCCGTCCTCGACCGCGATGTCCTCGACGAGGCCGGCCTCGAAGACGTTCACGCCGGCCTGCGGGTCCTCGACGCGCCGCAGGGCGGCCTCGACTCGTTCCTGGAGTTCGGTGTCTGGTAGGCTCATGGATCAGAGGTCTGGCTGTCGGTTGAGCAGGTCTTCGCCGGGGAGCAGCGTGTCCCCCTCCGCAAGCGCGCCCCGGAAGTTCCGCCGGAAGCGGGCGGGGTCCTCCTGGAGCGCGTTGGCGGCCGTGGCGCGCACCACGTCGCTGTCGTCCGTCGCGGCGGTCCGCTGCAGCGCCTCGCGGCACCGGTCGGCGTCGACGCCCGCGAGCATGTGCGCGGCCCACTCGCGGACGCGCTCGCTGTCGTCGTCCAGCGCCGCCAGCAGATCGTCGCCGGCGTCCTCGCCGCGGAGCTTGAACAGCGAGATGAGCGCGTTGCGCCTGACGGCGTGGTGGTCGTCGTCGAGCGCCGCGGTCAGTCGGTCCTCGTGGGCCGCCCGGTCCAGCCGGTCGATGGTGACGACCGCCTCCGCCCGCACCCACGGGTCGCCGTCGTTGGTGACGGCCAGCGCGCCGCGTTCGGCGATCTCCCCGCCGATCTTGCCGAGCGCCTCCACGGCGAACTGCCGGACGTCGTCGTCCTCGTCGGTCTGGGCGACGCCGGCCAGCGTCTCCGCGACGCGGTCGCCCGGATCGCGGGCGTCGGCCAGCGCCAGCGCTGCGCGCCTGCGTTCGATCTTCGAGCCCGAGCGCAGCTGGTCGAGGAGCGCGTCGACCGGCTCGTCGGCGACCGGATCCGTGTCGCTGGCCGTCAGCTCCTCCGGCGTCGCCTCGCCGATGGTGACGTCCTCGCGGCTCACCTCGATGTCCTCGAGGCCCTCGGGCTCCACGCCGAACCCGGGGCTCCGCTCCGGGGCCAGTTGCGGGTCCGGCGGCCCCTCGGCCTCCTCGTGCTCGTCGTCGCGGCCGTGGCCGCAGGCGTGGCCGTGGTCGTGCTGGTGTTCGTGCTCCGCGTCGTGCCCGTCGCCGCAGGCGCAGTCGCCGCCACAGCCGCAGGCGTGGTCGTCGTCGTGGCCGTCTCCGGAGCCGTCACTCACGTCGCCTCACCTCCGCTCACCGCGTGGAGCTCGAAGTGCTCTGCAGCGGCGATCAGCAGGTGAAGCCCGAGCACGACGGCGAGCGCCCGCGGGACCGTCGCCGGGACGCCGGCACCGAGCAACAGCAGCCCGGCGGCGACACCCGTGACGCGTCGTCGGCGGGCGCCCTCGGCGACGACGGCGACCCCGCCGCCGACGCCCAGCGCCGCGAGGGCGATTCCGGGGTCGACGGCGGCGCCGACGGCGAGCAAGGCGGCGCCCGCGACGAACGGCGCGGCCAGCGCCCCGGCGGCGACGGCCGCGGCCGCCCCGACGCCGGCCCCGAGCGCGAGCGGGGACGGCCGGACCGCCAGCGGAGCGACTGCGAGCGCCCCCAGCGCCGCGACGGTCCCCAGCCACCGGACGTCCGGACCGAACGGCCCGGCGGTCGCGCCCAGCGACAGCGCCACGGCCGCGACGGCGAGCGCGGCGACCGGCGCTCGACGGCGCGGTCGGTCCAGGAGCGCGGGCACCGCGACCAGCGCGGCCGCAACGGGGAGGACGCCGGCGGCCGCGGCGGCGGCCCCGCCGGGGCCGAACCCCGCGAATAGGGCGAACACGCCCGCAGCGACCAGGCCGACGAGCGCCCGGTCGTCGTCGTCGGCGACGCCGACGGCGACAGCGACGGCGGCGGGTACGACCACCGCGGCCGGGCCGGCGAGGTCGTGGACTGGCTGGATTCCCGCAGGGGCCTCGCCGAGCGGTGCGTTGCGGGCGACGCGGACGGCGGCCAGCAGGCAGACGGCGGCCGCGGCGGCGAGCCCACCGACCGCCCGGACGTCGTCGGCGCCGGCCGCCCGGGCGCGGGCCGCGACTGCCCCGGTTCCGGACGGCTGGTGCCCGGACGCCGATTTCCGCGCCACGGTCATCCCCCCTCCAGCCGGTCGACCAGTTCGGCCCTGTCCGCGGCGGTGAACGCGTCCAGCAGGGCCGCGAACTCGCCGTACGCACCCGTGCCGGGCTCCTCGTCCACCGTCTCGGCGACGCCCTCCGCGACGTGGCGGAGGTGGCGATCGAGGAAGTCCAGGCGCGCGGCGTCGGCGCCCCCGTCGGAACTCCGTTCCGACGAGGATCGGTTCGCTTCGCTCACCTCACCGCCGTCCGCGACGGCCGCGCGACGGGCGAGGTAGCCGGCGAACTCCAGTTCGAGCCGCAGGTGGTCGTGGTGCTCGCGCTCGTCGGTGTCGACGGTCAGGTCGTAGTAGTCGTACGCCCGCGCCAGGTCGAGGTTGACGTCGTTCCAGGAGACGTCCGGCCGGTAGCCGGACTCGTACAGCGCCACCGGCGGCCCGGTGGCGTTCAGGCTCCCGTCCGTGCGGTCCTCGTACTCGGCGTGGCCGACGACGAACAGGTCGTTGTACCGGGCACAGAGCGTCTCGTAGTCGTCGTCCGTCGCCGGCAGCGGGGCGTCGACGTCCAGTGGCGTCCGGTCGAGCAGCGCCTCGAACTGGGCGGCAACGTCGCCAGCCCGGAGCGCCTCGTGGAACCGCTCGTCGGGGTGGGCGAAGGCGCTCGCCAGGAGCGCGTACGCCGCCCCGCGGGCGCCGGCGTCGGGATCGATGGCGTCGACTGGTTCCTCGATGCGGCCGTCGGCTCCGTCTCGGTCGGGTCGAGTCTCGGGATCTGTCGTCATTCTCAGGACCTCCTGATGCCGATGACTGTGGCGACGATCACGACGACGAGGGCCAGCCCCGCGACGCCCCAGAGGATCGCCTCGTAGGGCGGCCCCTGCGGCCCGGGCCCGAACGGGAAGTACTGCCACTCGCTGACGGCCTTCTGTCCGGCCCGCTCGGCGTTGCTGCCGTTCCAGACCGCGAAGGCGACCTGGACGTCCTCGTTCGCCGCGAAGTCGGTGCGATTCGCCGTGTCGACGGTCTCGTTCCGGACGAACGTGACGTACCAGTGGTCGTCCCGATAGGTCGCGTTCGTCGAGACCTGCTGGTTCACCATGCTCGACGTCCCGGGGCCGCCGGCGATCAGCTCCTGGCCGGCGGTCGGCCCGCTCCAGTACCAGACGTTGACGGGCGTCTGGGTGCTCCCCATCGCGATGCCGGGGTTGGCGCTGGCGTCGGTCGGCAGCTGGATCGCCGCGGCGTCGCCGAAGGAGTTCACGTGCGGCGTCGTGTACCGCCCCGGCGTGAGGTTGGCGTCGCGCGTCGGATCCGCCCAGCGCAGCCGCAACGCCAGCCGCCCGTCCGTCCGTGCGGCCCTGACCGACACGGCCTCGATCGACGTGTCGTTGGCGTTCGGGGCACCGCTGGGCGCGCTGGCCAGCGCGACCTCCTTCTCCGGGGTCTGTCCCCAGGCGTCCGCCGTCGGGTTCGACAGCGAGTCCCCCGCCTCCGGGAGGTCGGTGACGGGGACCTCGTTGGCCGGTCGCGCACCGACGAGTGCGGGGGCGACCGCCGCCGCCGTCAGCAGCGCCAGGGCGACCGCTGCGGTCGCCACGGACCGGTCGTCGCGTCCCGCGGTCACCCCGCGAACACCTCCGTCGGGGCGAGCCGGCGCGGGCCGGAGTGGCGCTCAGTCATCGTCAAAGGCCTCCAGCCTGTATTGCCGCGCCAGGTCCTGCGTCGTTAGCAGGTCCATCAGCTCGCTGTCCTCGCCGCGGCGGACGCGGTCGCGGTGGCGCTCGATGGTGTCCAGCGCGTCGTGGACGTCCTCGCCGAACAGCTCCTCGAGGTAGGGGCGGGGGATCCGGTCGACGTCGACGGTCTCGCCGTCCTCGGTGTGCTGGGGCGGGGCGAAGGGCGGGACGTAGTAGACGTTGGGCTCCGTGTGGAACTCGGGGTGGAGCCGCAGCGCCACCCCGTACTCCTCGACGAGCTTGTAGATGGGGCCGTCCTCGTCGTCGAGGAAGCCCACCAGCCGGAGCTGGGGCGGACACTCCGAGGCGCAGGCGGGCGGTCGCACCTCGTCGTCGGGGCCCTCGCCCTCCTTGCGCGGGTAGCAGAAGATGCACTTCTCCGACTTCTTCTTGAGGACGTTGAAGTGGACCTTGTTGTACGGACACCCCTCGACGCAGTAGCGGTAGCCCCGACACCGTTCCTGGTCGACGAGGACGATGCCGTCCTCCTCACGCTTGTAGAGGGCCTTCCGCGGGCAGGCCTCGGCACACGAGGGGTGCGTGCAGTGGTTGCAGATCCGGGGCAGGTAGAAGTAGTAGCTGTTGGGGTACTCGCCGGCGCCCTGGTCCTCGTCCCAGTTGGGGCCCCACTCCGGGGTCTCCCCCTGCGGCCGGAGCGACTCGTCGCTGCCGTCGTAGAAGATCTCCCCGTGGTTGAACTCCCACGGCCGGCCCCAGTCCTCCTGGCTCGGGAGCTCGCCGACCTCGCGCTCGCCGTGCGTGTCCTCCTGATCGGCCTGCTCGGCGGACGCGAAGCCGCCGCCCTTCTCCTCCCAGTCGCGGGGGTAGCCGCGGCCGGGCTTGGTCTCGACGTTGTTCCAGTACATGTACTCCCGGCCGCCGCCCTCCGTCCAGAGCTTCTTGCAGGCGACCGTGCAGGTCTGGCAGCCGATGCACTTGTTGAGGTCCATCACCATCGCGACCTGGTGCTCGATCCCGTCGGCGAGTTCGACCGTCGCGCCGTCGTCCTGGAGGCTCACTGGCCGTCACCTCCGTCGCCGCCGGCGGTGTCCGTCGGCGTCTCCGTCCCGCTCGTCGCGTTTCCGTCCGCGGTGGCGCCACCGCCCGACTCGTTGCCGGTGACGGGCGTCTGGTCCTCCGGGTCCCAGGGGCCGCCCGCCCCTTCCTCGTCGACGGTCGCCTGCTGGTCGCCGCTGACGTTCGAGGCGTCGTCGGTCGCCCGCCAGGAGCGGTCCATCTCCTCGACGAGTTCGACGTCGACCCGGACGTCCGAGTTCACGCCGGTCGGGCCCCAGTAGTTGGGGCGGAACGAGAGGTGTTCGCCGCTGTCCTCCGGGTACTGGATCAGCTGTGTGGGTTTCATGTACATGCCGACGAGTGTGTTGAAGTTGCCGCGGCTCTCGAACTGGAAGCGCTCCCAGGCGAAGTACATCCGCGCGGTCCCGGGCTCGCTGCTGGGATAGATCTTCACCTGGACCTCCAGCTCGTCGTTGTCGTTGTACAGCCGGACGATGTCGCCGTCGGAGACGCCCCGTTCGGCGGCGTCGTCGGGGTGGAGGTACACCAGCGGCTCGCCGCGCTGGAGGCGGAGCATGGTCTCGTTGTCCCGCCACGTCGAGTGGATCGACCACCGCGGGTGTGGGGTGTTGTACCGCAGCGGGTACTCCTCTGGGTCCTGGTTCTGGACCGGGTCCTTGTGGGTGGGGAGTTCCTCACCCAGCTTGAGGAACCAGTCGTGGTCGATGTAGTACTGCTGGCGGCCGGTGAACGTCGGCCACGGCTCCTTGTCCCGGACGAACCGCTGCCAGGGGGTGTAGGCCTCGCCGTCCTCGATCTCGGAGGTCCAGTGGTCGCCCGCCGTCAGGAGTCGCCGCGGCTGTTCCACGACGTCGTCGAAGGTGATCTCGCCGTCGATACCCACCCCGACCTCCGGGCTCGGGGTGGCGACGTTGGCCGTGGCCTCGGGGTTGCCGCCCGCCGTCTCGTCGCCGCCGTTCGTGCTGCCGCTCTCCGCCGAGGACGCTCCGCTCGCGGATCCCTCGTCGCCCTCCTCGCCGGCGGAGAGGTTCGACTCGACGGAGTTCTCGAGGATGAACTCGCAGGCTGCCCGGTCCTCGGCGAGCGCGCCGTCCTCGCCGGACAGGTGGTCGCGGACGTAGTCGTCGTGGATCGTCGTCAGGTCGATCTCGCGGTCGAACGACCGGTCCGGGACGGGATCGAGGTCGCGCTCCTCGGCCAGCTCCTGGATCTTCTCGGCCAGCCCGCGGAAGATCTGCCAGTCGGTCCGGGACTCCCCCAGCGGCTCGATGGCCGGGGTGAACGGGATGACGTAGCTGTGCATGTCCGTCATGTTGAGGTCGTGCTTCTCGTAGTGGCTCGCGGCCGGCAGCACGATGTCGGAGTACAGCGCCGAGGAGTCCATCCGGAAGTTGACGTCGACGATGAGGTCCAGCTTGGGCCAGAGGTTCTCCTTGACCGCCACGCCGCCCTTGGACTGGTTGAAGTAGTTGCCCCGCCAGATGAACATGACCGACGGGTCCGGCCGGGAGCCGTCCTCGCGCTCCTCCGGGTACAGGGGCATCCACCCGCGGTCGATCGATTCCTCGATCCGCTGGCGGGTGTCCTCGTCCGTGTTGCCCATGCCGCCGGCGTGGTAGAACGTCCACAGCGCGGTCGCGATCGAGCGGCCCTCGACCGGGAAGGACAGCTCCGACCAGCCGTTGTACGTCCAGATCTTCTCCTGGCCGACGTAGTGGTCGAAGCCGGTGCCCTGCCGGCCGAGGTTGCCCGTCAGCGTGACCAGTAGCTGGATCGCCCGGTTGCCCAGGTCGTTGTGATACCAGTCGTTGACGCCCTTGCCGTGGATGATCTTGGCGCGGTCGACCTCGGCGAACTCGCGGGCGACGCGCTGGTAGGTGTCCGTACCGACCCCGGTCTGCTCGTGGACGAACTCCGGGCCGTAGTTCGAGAGCTCGTCGAGCAGGCGGTTCCACACGGTCCGCACCTGCACGGTGCCGTCCGCCGCGTCGACGGACGTGTCCGCGTCGAGGCGCGGCTGGAAGCCGGTCTCGATGCTGACGCTGGGGTCGTACTCGCCCTCGCGGTTGCCCAGCGACCCGGGCGCGGCCCGGAGGCCGCCGTCCCCGTCGCTCATGACGAACACCTTCCCCGGGTCGCCGGCGTCCTCCGCCAGCCCGACCTCGCCGGCCCGGAGGAACTTCCCGGTGTCCTCGCGGACGAGCAGCGGCATGTCCGTCTGCTCGCGGAGGTGGGCGGCGTCGTACAGGTCCTCGTCGACGATGGTCCGGGCCATCCCCAGCGCCAGGGCGATGTCGGAGCCCGGGTCCGGCGCGAGCCACTCGTCGCAGTGGATCGCCGTCTGGGAGTAGTCGGGGAAGATCCCGACGCGCTTGGTCCCCTCGTAGGCCGCTTCGAGGAAGTACTTCGCGTCTGGGATGCGCGTGACGTTGACGTTCGAGCCCCACGCGATCAGGTAGTCGGCGTTGTACCAGTCGGCGCTCTCCGCGTTGTCCGTCTGGACGCCCCAGGTCAGCGGCTCGCCCGGCGGGAGGTCCGAGTACCAGTCGTAGAAGGAGTGGGAGACGCCGCCCAGCAGGCGGATGAGTCGGGAGCCGCTGGCGAAGGAGACGGGGCTCATCGCCGGGATCGGCGTGAATCCGCTGATCGCGTCGTAGCGGCCCGCCTGGACCTCTTCGATCACCTTCTCGGCGATTTCCGTGAACGCCTCGTCCCAGGTGATCTGCTGCCACTGGCCCTCGCCGCGCTCGCCGGTGCGGCGCAGCGGGTGGGTCACCCGGTGGTCGGCGTTGACGTAGTCGGTGTAGCAGGCGCCCTTCTGGCACCCCCGCGGATTCGGGTCGGGCAGGCTGTCGTCGTACTGCGGGTAGTCGGCGGCCTGTTCCTCGCGCCAGACCTGCCCGTTCTTGACGTAGACGTTCCACGAGCACGAGCCGGTGCAGTTGACGCCGTGGGTGCTCCGGGCGATGTCGTCCCAGTCCCACTGCTCCCGGTAGAGGTCCTCCCACTCGCGGTAGGGATACGAGCCGATGTAGTCGGCCCCCTCCACGGGCTCCAGCCCGTCGATCTGGAAGGCCTCCTGCCCGAGGCCGGCCCCGGCCGCGCCGAACAGCGCGGCCGCGCCCGCTCCCTGGAGGAACGAACGGCGGTCGATCGTCCGCCGTCCGCCGTCGGCTCGCTGGCTATCACGGTCGTCGGTGGGGTCGTTCTCACTCATCGGTAACCTCGCTGTGATCGGTCGCTGGTTCGACGAACACTGTGCTGACCGCGAGCGCCGCCCCGGCGAGGCCGAGCGCGACGCCCCCGAACGTGTGGCCGCCCGCTTCCAGCCCGCCGGCCACGAGCGCCACGCCGACGAGCTTCGTCAGTCGGTCTACCCATCGATACGTCGTCGGATCGAGGACGGGACGCTGGCGGGCGTCAGCCATCGCTCTCACCTCCCGATTGCTCGCCGTCGGGCTGGCTCCCCGCTTCGCCGTCGGTATCGTCCGGCTCGATGGTGCCGGCCCCCTCGGGCACTGCCTCCGCTTCGCCGGCCGCGCCGCCGTCCGGTGTGACGTCGGGGCGGCTCCCGTAGAGCGGGCCGTCGTAGCGGTCGATCGCGAGGTAGGTGATCCCGCCCGCGACCAGCGGCCCCAGAATCGTCGCGGCCAGCAGCGCCGGGTTGAGGACGTCCGTCGAGAGCCCCGTGATGTCGGCGGCGATGGTGTTCATCCCCGCGATGGAGGCGATCATGACCATGACGACCGCCGCGACGCCGACGGCGGTCTGCCAGGGGCGGGCCAGCGGGTCCACCGTGAAGTGGCGCGGCTCCTCCCGGTAGTCGATGAACGGCCACGCGAACATGATGCCGAAGACGATGCCCGGCAGGAGCATCCCGCCGATGAACTCGGTGCTGACGTGGACGTCCACGACCGGGATGGTGAACCCGAGCCAGCCCGGCAGCAGCTTCAGGAAGCCGAACACCCACATCAGGAACCAGTCAGGCATGATCAGCTCGGGCGTCCCGGCCGGGTCGTTGGGGCCGTACTCGGCGACGTTGTGGACCGGCAGGAAGCCCGCCAAAAGCGACAGCGTCGCCATGGTCAGGAAGAACACGACGGCGCTGATCGCCGCCTGGTTGGGGAAGGCGGGCAGCCCGACCACGATGCCGTCGTCGTCGCGGTCGACGCGCCGACCGTCCCCGGCCAGGTCGTCCTCCCGGGGCGCCTCGGTGTGCTTCTGCCGGACGAGGATCGCCATGTGGACGGCTATGAGCCCGGCGATGACCACCGGGAGGAGGAACACGTGGATGAAGTAGAACCGCGGCACAGTCGCGCTCGACGGGTACTCACCCCCGAACACCACGCGCGCGAAGACGTCACCCAGTATCGGTATCGAGTTCGCGATGCTGAACCCGATGCCGGTCGCGGTGCTGGCGAACTCGTCGAACGGCAGCGCGTAGCCCGTGTAGGCCGCGAACATGGACGCGACTGCGAGCCCCGAGCCGACGACCCAGTTGGGCTCGCGTGGGTTCTGGTAGGCGCCGCTGAAGAACACCCGCAACATGTGCAGCGACAGGGAGGCCACGAACAGGTGGGCAGCCCAGTGGTGCAGGCGCCGCAGGAACATCCCGTAGGGGACGTCGTAGGTGATGTTGAGCACGCTGACGAAGGCCTCGGGCATCTCCTCGCCCTGGTACTCGGCGACGCTGCCGTCGTACTCCACGTTCGACGTCGAGGGCTCGAAGAAGAACCCGAGGAACATGCCCGTCAGCACGAGCATCAGGAAGCAGAACAGCGCGACCTCCCCCAGCAGGTAGGAGTCCTCGGCCGGGAACGCCTTCCCGAGGAAGGGGACGTCACGGTCCAGGTCCAGGCGGTCGTCGAACCACCCGTAGACCCGGTCCAGGCGGTCGGCCACGCTCACTCACCCCCCGTGCCGATCGGGCCCTCGAAGTCGCCGCCGGCCACCAGCGTCCCGTCGTCGGCGAGCCGGAGCGGGAGTTGGGGGAGCGGTCGCGGCGGCGGCCCGCCGACGACGCTGGCGCCCGACAGCGGGTCGAACTTCCCGGCGTGACACGGGCAGACGAGGGTCGACCCCTCGAAGTCCGACACCATACAGCCGGCGTGCGTGCAGACCTTCGAGTAGGCCGCGTAGCCGCTGGCGACCCAGTCGGGGTTCGTCTCGCCGCCGTACTCGCCCTCCTCGAACCGGACCAGCAGCGTCGGCGCGTCCTCGATGCCGGGGTTCGTCTCGGGAAACACCGTCGCGTAGTCGCCGAACTCCAGGAAGTTCTCGGTCACCGGCTCCCCCTCGTCGTCGACCAGCGCCACGTCGTCGCTGTAGATGGGCCCCTCGTAGCTCCGTTCGAACACCTGCGCGAGGCCGGCCAGCGGCGCGGCCAGGCTCCCGACGGCAGTCAGCCCGCCGATGGTGGCCAGCAGTTTGGCCACGTCGCGGCGCTCGACGTCCCCGCGCTCGTCCGCGAGCAGCGCCTCCAGGTCGCTGGTGCAGGGGCACCGCTGGCAGTCATCGTGGTCCGATTCGTCGGCGAGCGGCAGGTCGACGTCGAGAGACGCTACCGTCGCGGGATCGACCGCCTCGCCCCCGCGGTCGGTGTCCCCGCCGTCGCGGTCGGATCCGGGCATCAGTGTCCCCTCCGTTCGGCGACCTCGACGTGGGGCATGAACCAGGCGTAGTAGGCCACCGTGAGCCCGGCCAGCGAGAGGAACATCCCCGCCGCGTACACGCCGAAGTACTGCGTCCGCGCGAGGGTGAAGTACTCGCCGGTGAACAGCGCCGCGAAGACGATGGCCAGCGCCGTCAGCCCGCCCATCGCGACGATCCCCTCGACCGACTCCGAGGCGTCGCTGTACTCGACGATCCAGCGGTCGTCCGTGCGCAACCAGCTCGACGCCGCGACGCCACCGTCAGACCTGCGATCTGACGAGGATCGGCTCACTTCGTTCGCCTCACCGCCGTCCGCGGCCGCCGTCTCCCCGACCTCCGCGGCCCCCCGATCGGGCGGCCGGACGGCGGCGTTCATGAACCGGTGAGCCGCGGCGAGGACGCCGTAGAGGGCGAACAGCGCGACCCAGACGATGACGCCGACCTGGCTCGGCGACAGGGCGTTGGGCGTGTCCACGAACCCGCCCAGGGGGCGAATCTCGGTCACGCTGTGATCGAGTTCCACCTCCTCGACGGGACCCTCGCCCTGGCTCGCGATGACCCACATCGGCGCCAGCACCAGCGCGACGATGACGAGGACGACGACGGTCGGCCATCTCATCCCTCGTCCCCACTGAGCCCGTGGTTCTGCTCGTCCGTGCCTGCCGGCCGAACGGCGTGAGATGTATGGAGATTCACATGTAGGGTAGAAAATTTGAATTTACTTCAATTTAGGGGGTGGTACCGCGTATCACTCGGCCGCGATTACGTACCACTGGGTGACGGCGAATCGAGCGACGCGAACCCGTTCGGTTCCGCTGATGGCGACTGGTCTCGTAGTACCGGGACTGCATCCACGGATCTAGTCGCACAAACGGCTGAAACCTGTCACTTCAGGACGTGCGGACCGTCGCTATAGTAGAAATTGAAACTATTTACACATCGAGGGGCTCCCCGGGTGCCCCTCGAGTGTGTCAGTGCGTTCAATTTCTACTATAGTCGATCCCTTCCAGTTCGGACGGCATGCGGCGCTTCCGGCCGCGCCGTCGCGCTTTCCGACACACAGCTATCGGGTCGACGGCGGCAACTCGACGCCGTCTCGGCCGATTCCCGGGAGGAGAGAACGGCCGCGCGTGGTTAATACGGGCCAGCGGCTACTATCTCACATGCAGTATCTGGTCGCAACTGACGGGTCCGACGTTAGCAACACCGCGGTCGAACACGCCGCCAGGGAGGCGAGTACGTGGGACGCCGCCCTCGACGTCGTCCACGTCCTGACGCCCGACGCGAAACTGGTCGAGGGGACCCTCGTGCTACCGGGGGAGGCCGAGGCCGTCGACCACGGGGAGCAGACGCTCGAACGGGCGCGGGAAGTGGCCGCCGAGACCGCGGCGGACGCCGGGACCGAGATCGACGTCGCGACCGAACCGCTGACCGGCCGTCCCGCCGACGCCATCTCGCGGTACGCCGAGGACGCCGGCGTCGACGGCATCTTCGTCGGCCACCGCGGGCTCTCGGACGAGCAGGAACGGGTCGTCGGCAGCGTCGCCAAGAGCGTCGTCGACAAGGCGTCCGTCCCCGTGACCATCATCAAGTAGCGGGGTCGCGACGACGGCCGATTCCCGCCCAGTCCGGCCCGCGGCGGTCAGCGATCGCCGGCGTACTGAAGTCGGGAGCCGTCGAAATCCCGATCGTGCCACAGCAGTCGAGCGCTGATTCCGACGGCCCCGTCTCGCGGACGGCCGGTCTGGTCGGGCGCTACGTCAACCACGACGACGTCCTCGTCCGGTTCGTGTCGCTGTGGCTCGTCGTCGCGACGGTGTTCACCGCCGCCTGGATCCTGAGCTACGTCCTGCTGCCACGGGGGATCCTCCGCAGCGGGAACCCGGTGGCGAGGGCCGACTACGCCGGGTCCGTCACGCGCGAGTTCCTGACGCTGTTCGCCTGGAACGTGGGCGTCTCGCTGGTCGCCGTCGGGGCGAACGCCTTCCGGTCGGTGAACACGCCGCTCGGCTACGTCGTCGAAGTCGTCCAGGCGCCGCAGTACGGCGCTGTCTGGGGAACGGGCTCGCTCGCCGTCGGCGGCGATGGGCGGATCGCGCCGTCGCTGTCCGTCCTCGCCGAGCGGAGCGGGCCCATGGAGATCACGGCGATGGTCGCCATCGTGGTCGCCACTCGTGGGGTCATGATCTGGCACCAGGAGTCGGGCCCCCGCTGGCGGGAGCCGTTCGACCGGGTCCGCTCCCCGCGGGAGTGGTCGCTGACGCGGCGCGAGTGGGCGCTGCTGGTCGGCGGGTACCTCCTGCTCGCCGCCGCGAACTACCGGGAAGCCCTGGCGATCGCCCGCCTCGCCGGCTGACGGGACGGATCGGACCTCTCTACCCGACAGAGGTGTCGACTGCGACCTCGTGCCGCCCGGCGACGGCGACGTCGTCCACGGTGGCCTCGGCGTCGGCCGCGGCGTCGACGAGCGGCGGCGCGTCGACGGACCGGCCGAAGAGCTTCCCCTCCCGGACGAGCAGCCCGCTGAGGCGGACGGTCCCCACGTTAGCGAATTCGTGTCTGTTCATAGTACCTCGTTACCGACGGTAGGCGTCGCTCTCGGTTCCCGGTTTCCCCGGCCTCGCTCAGTCCCGGTAGCCCAGCAACCGGAGCCCGTTCAGCGAGACGAGCACGGTCGACCCCTCGTGCCCGACGACGGCGAGCGGCAGCGGGATCCCCCGCAGGAGGATCGTGCCCACCATGAGCACGATCGCGCCGAAGGCGATGGCGAGGTTGACCGAGAGCGTCCGGCGCGTCCTGCGACCCAGCCCCAGCACGTACGGGACCTTGGTGATGTCGTCGCCCATCAGCACCACGTCCGCCGTCTCCAGCGCGACGTCGGTGCCGGCCCCGCCCATCGCGACGCCGAGCGTCGCTGTCGCGAGCGCGGGCGCGTC from Halomicrobium salinisoli includes these protein-coding regions:
- a CDS encoding molybdopterin-dependent oxidoreductase, encoding MSENDPTDDRDSQRADGGRRTIDRRSFLQGAGAAALFGAAGAGLGQEAFQIDGLEPVEGADYIGSYPYREWEDLYREQWDWDDIARSTHGVNCTGSCSWNVYVKNGQVWREEQAADYPQYDDSLPDPNPRGCQKGACYTDYVNADHRVTHPLRRTGERGEGQWQQITWDEAFTEIAEKVIEEVQAGRYDAISGFTPIPAMSPVSFASGSRLIRLLGGVSHSFYDWYSDLPPGEPLTWGVQTDNAESADWYNADYLIAWGSNVNVTRIPDAKYFLEAAYEGTKRVGIFPDYSQTAIHCDEWLAPDPGSDIALALGMARTIVDEDLYDAAHLREQTDMPLLVREDTGKFLRAGEVGLAEDAGDPGKVFVMSDGDGGLRAAPGSLGNREGEYDPSVSIETGFQPRLDADTSVDAADGTVQVRTVWNRLLDELSNYGPEFVHEQTGVGTDTYQRVAREFAEVDRAKIIHGKGVNDWYHNDLGNRAIQLLVTLTGNLGRQGTGFDHYVGQEKIWTYNGWSELSFPVEGRSIATALWTFYHAGGMGNTDEDTRQRIEESIDRGWMPLYPEEREDGSRPDPSVMFIWRGNYFNQSKGGVAVKENLWPKLDLIVDVNFRMDSSALYSDIVLPAASHYEKHDLNMTDMHSYVIPFTPAIEPLGESRTDWQIFRGLAEKIQELAEERDLDPVPDRSFDREIDLTTIHDDYVRDHLSGEDGALAEDRAACEFILENSVESNLSAGEEGDEGSASGASSAESGSTNGGDETAGGNPEATANVATPSPEVGVGIDGEITFDDVVEQPRRLLTAGDHWTSEIEDGEAYTPWQRFVRDKEPWPTFTGRQQYYIDHDWFLKLGEELPTHKDPVQNQDPEEYPLRYNTPHPRWSIHSTWRDNETMLRLQRGEPLVYLHPDDAAERGVSDGDIVRLYNDNDELEVQVKIYPSSEPGTARMYFAWERFQFESRGNFNTLVGMYMKPTQLIQYPEDSGEHLSFRPNYWGPTGVNSDVRVDVELVEEMDRSWRATDDASNVSGDQQATVDEEGAGGPWDPEDQTPVTGNESGGGATADGNATSGTETPTDTAGGDGGDGQ
- a CDS encoding cytochrome b, with translation MADRLDRVYGWFDDRLDLDRDVPFLGKAFPAEDSYLLGEVALFCFLMLVLTGMFLGFFFEPSTSNVEYDGSVAEYQGEEMPEAFVSVLNITYDVPYGMFLRRLHHWAAHLFVASLSLHMLRVFFSGAYQNPREPNWVVGSGLAVASMFAAYTGYALPFDEFASTATGIGFSIANSIPILGDVFARVVFGGEYPSSATVPRFYFIHVFLLPVVIAGLIAVHMAILVRQKHTEAPREDDLAGDGRRVDRDDDGIVVGLPAFPNQAAISAVVFFLTMATLSLLAGFLPVHNVAEYGPNDPAGTPELIMPDWFLMWVFGFLKLLPGWLGFTIPVVDVHVSTEFIGGMLLPGIVFGIMFAWPFIDYREEPRHFTVDPLARPWQTAVGVAAVVMVMIASIAGMNTIAADITGLSTDVLNPALLAATILGPLVAGGITYLAIDRYDGPLYGSRPDVTPDGGAAGEAEAVPEGAGTIEPDDTDGEAGSQPDGEQSGGESDG
- a CDS encoding Rieske (2Fe-2S) protein yields the protein MPGSDRDGGDTDRGGEAVDPATVASLDVDLPLADESDHDDCQRCPCTSDLEALLADERGDVERRDVAKLLATIGGLTAVGSLAAPLAGLAQVFERSYEGPIYSDDVALVDDEGEPVTENFLEFGDYATVFPETNPGIEDAPTLLVRFEEGEYGGETNPDWVASGYAAYSKVCTHAGCMVSDFEGSTLVCPCHAGKFDPLSGASVVGGPPPRPLPQLPLRLADDGTLVAGGDFEGPIGTGGE
- a CDS encoding universal stress protein, producing the protein MQYLVATDGSDVSNTAVEHAAREASTWDAALDVVHVLTPDAKLVEGTLVLPGEAEAVDHGEQTLERAREVAAETAADAGTEIDVATEPLTGRPADAISRYAEDAGVDGIFVGHRGLSDEQERVVGSVAKSVVDKASVPVTIIK